Proteins encoded within one genomic window of Drosophila willistoni isolate 14030-0811.24 chromosome XL unlocalized genomic scaffold, UCI_dwil_1.1 Seg141, whole genome shotgun sequence:
- the LOC6641403 gene encoding general odorant-binding protein 19d: MCCSYSSTKLISNLVFVSLTVNMLRLICLAFLLAIVAAKPHEEITKEHASEVAHECKEETGATDEDVAQLMKHELGETHEAKCLRSCIMKKFEIMDDAGKLNKEKALELVKVMSKDNEETSASFSEIVDKCDEIEVPEDHCDAAHAYETCIHEQIHEHGLSLEEQ, translated from the exons ATGTGCTGCTCATATAGTTCAACTAA ACTCATATCGAATTTAGTATTTGTTTCTCTCACAGTCAACATGCTGCGTTTAATTTGTCTAGCTTTCCTCCTGGCTATCGTAGCCGCCAAGCCACATGAGGAGATAACCAAGGAGCATGCCTCTGAAGTGGCCCATGAGTGTAAAGAGGAAACGGGAGCCACAGATG AGGATGTGGCCCAATTGATGAAGCATGAGTTGGGCGAGACTCATGAGGCCAAATGCCTAAGATCATGCATCATGAAGAAGTTTGAAATT ATGGATGATGCCGGCAAATTGAACAAGGAAAAGGCTTTGGAATTGGTTAAGGTAATGAGCAAAGACAATGAGGAGACATCTGCCTCATTTTCAGAAATCGTAGACAAATGTGATGAAATTGAAGTGCCTGAGGATCa TTGTGATGCTGCCCATGCCTATGAGACTTGCATCCATGAGCAAATACACGAGCACGGCCTGTCTTTGGAGGAGCAGTAA
- the LOC6641402 gene encoding uncharacterized protein LOC6641402, with protein MMELEAQKKITLCLSLLCLFAFQVKAQTKIKPKTLDVRQPLDLTSLLGGGGRGSQPIWTLMDQNLPQIQQMVDTSKSECLKQLKMPKQQRPLMRETRPTEQEKCLLECVLKKIKIMDGNNKLSLPQVEKLTSLVTNNNKVAIALSCSLAQNCNRLITTKSPCEAAHQINQCISRQLENNRVKLKW; from the exons ATGATGGAATTGGAGGCTCAAAAGAAAATCACTCTGTGTCTGAGTTTGCTTTGCTTATTTGCATTTCAGGTGAAGGCCCAAACCAAGATTAAGCCAAAAACTCTGGATGTTAGGCAGCCATTGGATCTGACCAGTCTGCTGGGTGGTGGAGGCCGAGGATCTCAGCCCATTTGGACTTTGATGGATCAAAATCTACCCCAGATTCAACAAATGGTGGATACATCGAAATCCGAGTGTTTGAAACAATTGAAAATGCCCAAGCAACAGCGACCCTTGATGAGGGAGACACGACCCACTGAGCAGGAGAAATGTCTATTGGAATGTGTTTTGAAAAAGATTAAAATT ATGgatggcaacaacaaattgagTCTGCCCCAGGTGGAAAAGCTTACCAGTTTGgtaaccaacaacaataaggtGGCCATAGCTTTAAGTTGCAGCCTGGCCCAAAACTGCAATCGTCTGATAACCACCAAATCCCCATGTGAGGCAGCTCATCAGATTAATCAATGTATTAGTCGCCAGTTGGAGAACAATAGAGTTAAGCTAAAGTGGTAG
- the LOC6641493 gene encoding uncharacterized protein LOC6641493: MAEGFKKHFNSSTIRGRANVAKATYGTFALIYLFYRVRRGSGKTPPTDDERRSESSCNCDRPREPIEPDSGVFEADPECAACRDRAERAMTEYDQEQQRRSAKAQEEEDHEGCNGHSNPPPPPPPSESPPPPPSSSGGAEDGTPPRRKCPCSERKQESPLNASQTRARFQQPQPQHHYATSEIQQARPVSALIGQAHEAVYQALRTVVSVVMSGASVVTGSHPDPDESSTREDCRCTSINYEGNKINRVDDDGPIGSDRMDDRKPQREDELHVEEEVLLPRRTAPRSCNGPIGHVDETAKPPTQSAQYHHSFSDGFAADMYFENADE; this comes from the exons ATGGCTGAGGGTTTCAAGAAACACTTTAATAGCTCCACAATACGAGGTCGGGCGAAT GTTGCCAAAGCCACATATGGAACATTTGCCctcatatatttgttttatcgTGTGCGGCGAGGCTCTGGCAAGACGCCGCCGACAGACGATGAGCGAAGATCAGAGTCCAGCTGCAACTGTGACAGGCCGCGAGAGCCCATTGAACCCGATTCTGGCGTATTTGAGGCCGATCCGGAGTGTGCAGCGTGTCGGGATCGAGCCGAGAGAGCAATGACCGAGTATGATCAGGAGCAGCAAAGACGCTCAGCCAAGGCACAAGAGGAGGAGGATCATGAAGGCTGTAACGGCCATTCTAATCCACCACCGCCTCCGCCGCCATCGGAgtccccaccaccaccaccatcatcGTCTGGAGGAGCTGAAGACGGGACCCCACCACGTCGCAAATGTCCTTGCTCAGAACGGAAACAAGAGAGTCCCTTAAATGCCAGTCAGACACGTGCCCGCTTCCAGCAGCCGCAACCGCAGCATCACTATGCCACCTCCGAAATACAGCAAGCCCGTCCAGTTAGCGCTCTAATTGGTCAAGCTCACGAGGCTGTCTACCAAGCGCTACGGACTGTCGTCTCAGTCGTCATGAGTGGCGCATCGGTAGTCACTGGCAGCCATCCAGATCCGGATGAATCGTCGACTCGTGAGGATTGCAGATGCACTAGCATCAACTATGAGGGTAACAAAATAAATCGAGTCGACGATGATGGGCCAATTGGCAGCGATCGAATGGACGATAGAAAGCCACAGCGAGAGGATGAACTACATGTAGAGGAGGAAGTCCTTCTGCCGCGTCGGACAGCGCCTCGATCCTGTAATGGACCCATTGGGCATGTCGATGAAACCGCAAAGCCTCCCACTCAATCAGCACAATATCATCATTCCTTCAGTGATGGCTTTGCTGCAGACATGTATTTCGAGAATGCCGATGAGTAA
- the LOC6641400 gene encoding general odorant-binding protein 19a, whose amino-acid sequence MKIIWTCDNMKYTWNIVVAVIINLTIFVADLSQVHAGATEEQMQAAGKLMRDVCLPKYPKVTEDIANDIKNGQLPNNKDANCYVNCILEMMQAIKKGKYQLESTLKQVEILMPESYKAEYRAGAQACKDATNGIKNSGNCDAAHALLTCFKNNIKIFVFP is encoded by the exons ATGAAGATCATATGGACCTGCGACAATATGAAGTACACATGGAATATAGTGGTGGCAGTGATTATAAATCTAACCATTTTTGTGGCTGACTTATCCCAAGTCCATGCTGGA GCCACGGAGGAGCAAATGCAGGCAGCTGGTAAACTGATGCGTGATGTCTGTCTACCCAAATACCCCAAAGTTACGGAGGACATAGCCAATGATATTAAGAATGGCCAACTACCCAATAACAAGGATGCCAATTGCTATGTCAATTGTATCCTTGAGATGATGCAAGCG ATTAAAAAGGGAAAATATCAATTGGAATCCACATTGAAACAGGTGGAAATTTTAATGCCGGAAAGCTATAAGGCAGAGTACCGGGCAGGAGCACAAGCCTGCAAAGATGCCACCAATGGCATTAAGAATTCTGGAAATTGTGATGCGGCCCATGCTCTATTGACCTGTTTTAAGAACAACATTAAAATCTTTGTCTTTCCCTAA
- the LOC6641401 gene encoding general odorant-binding protein 19d, producing MTLSCTVAVVALAAIWLTIAMPGARAEEEEEETVSMSVTDVVEMIEPFGDGCDPKPEREHIVDMVLNKEDVKYETKCFRACLLKQFELMPEGEMKFNGDKTVEMMNMMFPDKEDDSRRIVDKCNEIMNGNTDRCEIAHGIAMCMLRDMREASFKIPEIKED from the exons ATGACACTGTCCTGCACCGTAGCGGTGGTGGCCCTTGCTGCCATTTGGCTAACCATAGCCATGCCAGGTGCCAGAGCCgaagaagaggaggaggagaccGTGTCGATGTCGGTCACCGATGTGGTTGAGATGATTGAGCCCTTTGGCGATGGCTGTGATCCCAAGCCAGAGAGGGAGCACATTGTTGACATGGTGCTGAACAAAGAGGATGTCAAGTACGAGACGAAATGTTTCCGTGCCTGTCTATTGAAACAATTTGAACTCATGCCCGAGGGCGAGATGAAATTCAATGGAGATAAGACAGTTGAAATGATGAATATGATGTTTCCCGACAAGGAGGATGACTCTCGTCGCATAGTCGACAAGTGCAATGAGATCATGAACGGCAACACCGACAG ATGCGAGATAGCCCATGGAATAGCCATGTGCATGCTACGCGATATGCGTGAGGCATCCTTTAAAATACCCGAAATCAAGGAGGATTAA
- the LOC6641399 gene encoding putative 60S ribosomal protein L33 → MSEQFNFSEVFNSNTLRGRANVAKATIASVGLLYVLVKMQRRSAKRREAKLYCKGCQKKLMMNM, encoded by the exons ATGTCCGAACAATTCAATTTCAGCGAGGTCTTCAATAGCAACACTTTGCGTGGACGCGCCAAT GTGGCCAAGGCCACTATTGCCTCAGTGGGATTACTCTATGTCTTGGTTAAGATGCAGCGTCGCAGTGCTAAACGTCGTGAAGCCAAACTTTATTGCAAGGGATGCCAAAAGAAGTTAATGATGAATATGTAG